ACCCCCATTTCTCATTTTGGAGTTTTCCTGTTTCCTTTGCTTCCATGCAAAAGCCCGGTGCGCAAGCCGCCAACATCTTTTCGTTTCTATGGTTCATTTGGGCCGCTTTGGGTTTGTTATTCACGCTGCTGATTGCTTATCCTTCCTATCACCTTGCCTTTGCCTTTTCAGGAAAGGGCCGGAAAAGCTTTGCGTATACCATCACATATTTATGGGCGCAGGTGCTGATGCAGCTCTACCTGATCCGCGTAAAGGTGTACGCCAGGAAGATTCTCGACCGCAACGAGGCCTACGTTTTTATTTCAAACCACCGCTCTCAACTGGACATTCCGGTGTGCGCCCTGGCAGCAGGACCTCACCCCTTTAAGTTCCTGGCCAAAGCTGAACTTTCCAGAATTCCGCTCCTGGGAAAGATCATCAGCAATCTTTATATCCTGGTAAACAGAGGTACTAAAACTGGCAGCGCAAGAAGCATGGTACACATGGCACAGGCGCTTAATGAAGGGATCTCAGTCTTTATTTTTCCGGAAGGTACCCGCAACCAGGGGCCGCGGGTTTTGTTGGGATTTCAGGATGGAGCTTTTCGCCTGGCCATAAAGGCGCAGAAACCAATTGCGGTGCTGGTGATAGCCGGAGCCGGAGAAAGGTTTCCTGCCGGGCAAATGAAAAGCATTACTCCGGGTTATGTATATGCCCGCTGGTTGCCACCCATCCCTACAGCAGGACTAACCAATACTGACATTCCCCGCTTAAAGGAGCAGGTTCAACAACTAATGAAGACGGAACTTTTAAAATATCCATCAAAAAGATATTACCAGCCATGAAGGATTCACAGAAATTTTCAGGACAAATCGCAGATGTAGTGAATGGCAGGATATTCAGCGGCACCGTCACGGTTGAGCAAGGTTTGATCGCTTCCATTTATGGGCATCCCGTGGAAGAATCACAATTCATTCTGCCCGGACTTATTGATGCTCATGTACACATCGAAAGTTCAATGCTTGTTCCGGCAGAATTTGCGAGGCTGGCGGTGGTGCATGGTACAATTGGGACGGTTTCCGACCCACATGAGATCGGCAATGTGCTTGGCGTGGAAGGCGTGGAGTATATGATAGAAAGTGCCCGGCAGGTTCCATTCTATTTCAATTTTGGTGCGCCCTCCTGTGTGCCTGCCACCGGTTTTGAAACGGCTGGTTCCACTATTGGTATAAAGGAAGTTACAGAACTTCTGAACCGGAATGAAATACGCTATCTGTCAGAGATGATGAACTTTCCTGGCGTATTAAGTAACGATGACGAGGTAATGGATAAAGTGAAGGTGGCGCAAATGCTTCAGAAACCTGTTGACGGCCACGCTCCGGGATTGCGCGGCCACGATGCGCTACGGTATATTGAAGCGGGAATTTCCACAGACCATGAATGCTATACGTACGAGGAAGCGTTGGAAAAGCTGAAACATGGCATGAAGATCATCATCCGGGAAGGTAGCGCTGCTAAAAATTTCGAGGCATTGATCGGCCTGCTGGATCTGTATCCGGATATGATCATGTTTTGCTCGGATGACAAACACCCGGACGATTTACGCGATGGACATGTAAATGAACTAGTGAAGCGGGCCATGCAAAAAGGTATTGATTTCATGAAGGTGTTGCAGGCGGCTACATTGAATCCAGTCCGGCATTACGATCTCGAGTGCGGACTACTGCAGCCGGGCGATCCTGCAGATTTTATTTTAATTGACAATCCGGAATCCTTCAGGGTAAAGGCTACTTACATCCGGGGCGAAATGGTGGCCAGCGAAGGCAAAACGTTGCTGAAACGTTTTGCTGCAAAAATTCCGAATAATTTTACCTGCGATCCTGTAGAGATTCCACAATTGCAGGTTGCTGCCAAAGGAAAGGCCATCAGGGTAATAGAGGCGTTGAATGAACAATTGGTAACGGGAGAAGTGCAATATACTATACCTCCCAGAGCACCCTGGGTAGAGTGCGATACGAAGAGCGATGTGCTGAAACTGGTGGTATATAATCGCTATAAAAAGGCTGATCCGGCCATTGCCTTTGTAAAGGGTTTTGGGATGAAAAAGGGCGCGATTGCCTCAAGCGTTGCGCATGACAGCCATAATATCATTGCTGCGGGTGCAAAAGATTCAGACATTGCAAGCGCTATAAACCGGGTAGTGAAAGAAAGAGGTGGAATATCCTGGGCGGAGGGCGCGGACGGAGGTATTCTGTCGCTTCCGGTGGCGGGATTAATGTCGGATGGAGACGGTTTTGAAGTAGCCGCCAAATACGAAGCGCTTGATAAAGAGGCAAAGAAACTTGGCAGTAAACTATCATCCCCCTACATGACGTTATCGTTCATGGCATTGCTGGTGATCCCTGCCTTAAAGCTGAGCGATAAAGGACTATTTGATGGGAAGAAATTTGAATTTACCGACCTTTGGGTGGAATGAAATAAATAAATTAAAAAGATTTTTCAGGTCTGCAAAACGCAGCCAGGGCTCTAATTAAGGTATTTATGGTCTTACCGGGAATTTTCTCCGGTAAGGTTTCATAAAAAAAAGCCTAACTTTTGAGCAAGAAAAAATCCTAATTAACACCTGTTTTTGGCCTATGAAAACATGGTTTACCCTCTGTCTGCTTGTACTGTTGCTACCTCCCTTCCAGGGGATTACTCAAAATGAAGGGAATATCTGGTACTTTGGTTTTGAAGCTGGAATTGACTTCAATAGCGGCAGTGCAGTGCCGATTAACAATAGCCGCATGGAAACGCTGGAAGGATGCGCCAGCATTTGCGACAGCACCGGGAAGATCCTCTTTTACACAAATGGAGTGAATGTATGGGATAAGGAGCACAAGCAAATGGCTAACGGCAGCGGATTGAATGGCGATCCATCCTCCACCCAGTCAGGCATAATTGTCCCCCAACCTCTTAACCCGGATATTTATTACCTCTTTACAGTAGACAAAGGTACTGGCAGTGATGGTGTGTCATATTCTGTAATTGATATGAGCCGCAATGGAGGTCATGGAGAGGTGATCAGCAAAAACAATTTTCTTTATGCGCTGGCTGCAGAAAAAATAACGGCTGTGCTCCACCACAATCGCCAGGATATTTGGGTAGTCACCCACGAATCAGGCAACAATCGATTTCGCGCATACCTGGTAACCCCGGCTGGTTTGGATGAGGCTAATCCTGTGATCACAGACATAGGCCCTGTGCATGATGCCGTGGATTGTCGCAGCATGGGATACATGAAGGTTTCACCTAATGGTAAAAAGCTGGCACTGGCGGTTTCAGGTTGTGCCACCCCTACTTCGGATGACCGGCTGGAGATTTATGATTTTAATAATGAAACTGGTAAACTTTCCAATGCCATTAAAACGACAGTACCCAATGCCTACGGAATTGAGTTTTCCCCGAATAATAATTTACTATATGTGTCAGCCTGGTATATTGAGGGTAAAATTTATCAGTTCGATCTTCAGGCAGGGAGTGCTGCGGCAATCATCAATTCTCAGTTGGTGGTTGGGACTACTGATCCTGTGCCACCGTTCGGTACGGTAAATTGTTTTGGCGCTATGCAGATAGCACCTGACAAAAAGATCTATATAACAAAGTCGGAAACGGAGAAACTTGCGGTGATAGAGCAGCCCAACAAACGGGGGAACCTTTGCGAGTTCAGGGACGATCATTTTCTTCTGAATGGAAAAAAGGCTGCACTTGGCCTTCCGTCATTTATTCAGAGCTATTTTGATGTTCCAAGTTTCAAAGTGGAACATTTTTGTTTCTCCGATTCTACCACTTTCACAATTTCCAAAACCTTTCTGCTGGATTCCGTAATCTGGAATTTTGACGATCCTTCGAGCAATAGAAATATCTCCCGCGATATTAATCCTAAACATGTTTTTTCCGCTTCAGGGAAATATTTAGTAAAGGTGGAAATGTTCTTCGCGAATGGAAGCGCCTATCTCCAGGAACGGGAGGTACATATATATCCTTCTCCCAATGTGGAATTTGGAGATAGTCTCAGGCTTTGCAAAGGCGGTACGCTGAAGCTTGATGCCACCGTTCCGGGCGCTGAATATTTATGGCAGGATCAATCCACTGATTCCATTTTTACTGTAAGATCACCAGGGCTGTATTATGTGAAGGTAACCAATGAATGTGGCACTGGAAGAGATACAGTTACTATAACTTCTCTGGATCCGGTAAAGGATTTCGTTTTGCGCGATACTGCTTTCTGTGCGGGAGATTCTCTCGTCATTCCGTTAGAACGGCAGGAGGCAAATTATCTATGGTACGATAACTCGCAGGACACCGCGAATATCATTACAGAATCAGGCAATTACTGGGTAGAAGTCAGCAACATCTGTAACTCAGTCAGAAAAGAATTTACAGTTTACACGGATGAACCCGTTGAATTTGCTTTTGCAACAGATTCTCATTTATGCCAGGGAATGCGAATTGAGTTGGTTGCCGGAAATGAAGATCGCTACCGGTATACATGGCAGGATGGCTCCACAAGCAGACGGATTACAGTATCCAAAACCGATACATATAGCGTAGTCGTTGCCAATAGCTGCGGAGTTTTCGAGGATTCTGTTGTTCTTGTATTTCACGAATGCCCCTGCACCATATTTATGCCCACAGCATTCAGTCCGGATGGAGATGATAACGTGAATGACGATTTTCATCCGGTCTATGATTGTGTCCTGATTACTTCCCGGTTCCAGATTTTCGACCGGTGGGGCCAGCAGGTTTTTTATTCTGAAAATATTGATGAGAAGTGGGATGGAAAGTATAACGGCAAAATGGCACCAGAAGGAGTCTATATCTGGACCTTGGTTTACAAGGCTTTCCAGGATGGTCGGGTGGTGAATAAAAGAACGCGCGGAATAGTGACGCTGGTGAGGTGATACTTTTTAGAAAGCTCCCGATTTCTTCTTATTCCTTTATTTTTTGCTGCTGCATGACGATCTCTATTTCCTTCAGAATAAGGGCAGCCTGATCTTTATAATGAGATTCCATGGCGGACAAATGAGCAAACACATCACGGGCTTGGGGGAGTTCATTGCGCTGAAGACTGGCGAGTCCTAAAAAGAAAAACGCGTCCGCACGGAAGCTGCTATCAGGATCCTGAGTTAATGGTTGCAAAAGTATTTCGCTTTTACTGCTCTTATAGGTGGCCAGGTAGCTGATTCCATTTAGCAAAGCTGTTTGATCGTCATCAGGATTATCCAGCAGATGCGCATCAAAATAAAGAGAAGCCTGTTCAAAATTTCCCCGTGTATAATTATCCATTCCTTTAGCCTTAAAGCTTTTTTGATCTTCCGGATCTTCGTGCTTTACCTCTGGGAGATAAGGATTAAAGTGGCGGTTAAAGATGGCCTCGGTTCCGGTGGTGCGCGTAAGCAACAAAATAATGGGTATGGAGAATACCAGCAGCACAATGGCGGATTTCGCAATAAGGGAGAAGAGTTGGTTTCTTTTCGGGGATCCGGCATTTTGATGTCTTAAAGGCGGGCCGCCAGTAACGGTATGGACGCGACTCAATTCCTTAAT
The Bacteroidia bacterium DNA segment above includes these coding regions:
- the ade gene encoding adenine deaminase, encoding MKDSQKFSGQIADVVNGRIFSGTVTVEQGLIASIYGHPVEESQFILPGLIDAHVHIESSMLVPAEFARLAVVHGTIGTVSDPHEIGNVLGVEGVEYMIESARQVPFYFNFGAPSCVPATGFETAGSTIGIKEVTELLNRNEIRYLSEMMNFPGVLSNDDEVMDKVKVAQMLQKPVDGHAPGLRGHDALRYIEAGISTDHECYTYEEALEKLKHGMKIIIREGSAAKNFEALIGLLDLYPDMIMFCSDDKHPDDLRDGHVNELVKRAMQKGIDFMKVLQAATLNPVRHYDLECGLLQPGDPADFILIDNPESFRVKATYIRGEMVASEGKTLLKRFAAKIPNNFTCDPVEIPQLQVAAKGKAIRVIEALNEQLVTGEVQYTIPPRAPWVECDTKSDVLKLVVYNRYKKADPAIAFVKGFGMKKGAIASSVAHDSHNIIAAGAKDSDIASAINRVVKERGGISWAEGADGGILSLPVAGLMSDGDGFEVAAKYEALDKEAKKLGSKLSSPYMTLSFMALLVIPALKLSDKGLFDGKKFEFTDLWVE
- a CDS encoding lysophospholipid acyltransferase family protein, with product MQKPGAQAANIFSFLWFIWAALGLLFTLLIAYPSYHLAFAFSGKGRKSFAYTITYLWAQVLMQLYLIRVKVYARKILDRNEAYVFISNHRSQLDIPVCALAAGPHPFKFLAKAELSRIPLLGKIISNLYILVNRGTKTGSARSMVHMAQALNEGISVFIFPEGTRNQGPRVLLGFQDGAFRLAIKAQKPIAVLVIAGAGERFPAGQMKSITPGYVYARWLPPIPTAGLTNTDIPRLKEQVQQLMKTELLKYPSKRYYQP
- a CDS encoding gliding motility-associated C-terminal domain-containing protein, whose translation is MKTWFTLCLLVLLLPPFQGITQNEGNIWYFGFEAGIDFNSGSAVPINNSRMETLEGCASICDSTGKILFYTNGVNVWDKEHKQMANGSGLNGDPSSTQSGIIVPQPLNPDIYYLFTVDKGTGSDGVSYSVIDMSRNGGHGEVISKNNFLYALAAEKITAVLHHNRQDIWVVTHESGNNRFRAYLVTPAGLDEANPVITDIGPVHDAVDCRSMGYMKVSPNGKKLALAVSGCATPTSDDRLEIYDFNNETGKLSNAIKTTVPNAYGIEFSPNNNLLYVSAWYIEGKIYQFDLQAGSAAAIINSQLVVGTTDPVPPFGTVNCFGAMQIAPDKKIYITKSETEKLAVIEQPNKRGNLCEFRDDHFLLNGKKAALGLPSFIQSYFDVPSFKVEHFCFSDSTTFTISKTFLLDSVIWNFDDPSSNRNISRDINPKHVFSASGKYLVKVEMFFANGSAYLQEREVHIYPSPNVEFGDSLRLCKGGTLKLDATVPGAEYLWQDQSTDSIFTVRSPGLYYVKVTNECGTGRDTVTITSLDPVKDFVLRDTAFCAGDSLVIPLERQEANYLWYDNSQDTANIITESGNYWVEVSNICNSVRKEFTVYTDEPVEFAFATDSHLCQGMRIELVAGNEDRYRYTWQDGSTSRRITVSKTDTYSVVVANSCGVFEDSVVLVFHECPCTIFMPTAFSPDGDDNVNDDFHPVYDCVLITSRFQIFDRWGQQVFYSENIDEKWDGKYNGKMAPEGVYIWTLVYKAFQDGRVVNKRTRGIVTLVR